From Actinoplanes oblitus, a single genomic window includes:
- a CDS encoding ANTAR domain-containing response regulator: protein MADTQAGAERKRVLIAEDEALIRLDLAEMLVEEGYDVVGEAGDGETAVRLAEELKPDLVILDIKMPIMDGLAAAERIAGGRIAPVVILTAFSQRDLVERARAAGAMAYLVKPFQKSDLVPAIEIALSRYSEIAALESEVAGLTERLETRKSVERAKGELMTKYAMTEPQAFKWIQRTAMDHRMTMREVADRILAEGQESGGVQQPS from the coding sequence GTGGCCGACACGCAGGCTGGTGCCGAGCGCAAACGGGTGCTCATCGCCGAGGACGAGGCCCTGATCCGGTTGGACCTCGCCGAGATGCTCGTCGAAGAGGGTTACGACGTGGTCGGCGAGGCGGGAGACGGCGAGACCGCGGTGCGGCTGGCCGAGGAGCTGAAGCCGGACCTGGTGATCCTGGACATCAAGATGCCGATCATGGATGGCCTGGCCGCGGCCGAGCGGATCGCCGGCGGGCGGATCGCCCCGGTGGTGATCCTGACCGCGTTCAGCCAGCGCGACCTGGTGGAGCGGGCCCGTGCCGCCGGCGCCATGGCGTACCTGGTGAAGCCGTTCCAGAAATCGGACCTGGTGCCGGCCATCGAGATCGCGCTCTCGCGGTACTCCGAGATCGCCGCGCTGGAGTCCGAGGTGGCCGGGCTGACCGAGCGCCTGGAGACGCGCAAGTCGGTGGAGCGCGCCAAGGGCGAGCTGATGACGAAGTACGCGATGACCGAGCCGCAGGCCTTCAAGTGGATCCAGCGAACCGCGATGGACCATCGGATGACCATGCGTGAGGTGGCTGACCGGATTCTGGCCGAGGGTCAGGAGTCCGGCGGCGTACAGCAGCCGAGTTGA